The stretch of DNA CATCCCTCCACTGGGGACCACAAACAGGTTAGAAGTGGCCTAGGTTTCCCACACCCATGCTCCAAAACTCTTCCAGACTGGCTTTGATCAACTCTTGGGCTCTTACCACTGGGGCACATCCAGGAGCTGCTGCCCCTCTGGTGGGCAGCAGGCTCCCGCCCTCTCTCTCGTTCCTGCGTGTCGCCAGCTcctcctgccacctcctcctcctcctccccctcagaGAGGAGGTCACAGatctgctgctgcagctctgggctgATACTGTTCTCAGCCAACACCAGACTCCGCAAAGCTGTGGGGTAATTTTCTACCATGTCCAGCAGGGTCTGCGGTGGGGAAGAGTATGGAAAAGGACGAACACAGTTAAGGCGGCTCCTCAGGCTCCAGCCTGCCGCCCCTTGGTATATCCACAGATACAATGGGTAACCTCAAATCCGGGCCCATCCCCAAACACAAAGTGTTCTCACCTGAGCCGACTGATTGGTGAGCCCTGTGCCCTCCAAGTCTAGGACCTCTAAGGTGCGGCTggaggccacagctacagccagcATCCCTGCCACGTGGTCACCTGGGAAGGcagcacacaggcacacactcaCCTGGTCATGCTGGAGCCTGTTAACTCTTCCTCCGCACAGCCTCTCTATTGCCCTAACAACCTTAGATCCCACCCCTAGGCCAGGAAATGCTGGCAAATGGTAGGTGTCCCAGGGGCGGGGGGCATTGTGACTGGCGAGTGAATGGATGAAGCAAGCCAGGCCCAGGGGTGGTGATGGATGCTTCGATCTACCTGTTGATCATCTGGTCCTCCACAGAGGTGGCTCCTTCATCCCAGAAACAcccctcccttttcttcccttctctagtGTGGGGGTTACCATGGCAACTGATGGTCCCAGGTTCTTAGATGAGAATGAGGGGTGGTGAGAATCGAAGAGGGCCTTCTTGAACCTCACCCAGGGGGTTGTAGTCCAGATTGAGGACGCGGACCTGGGAGCTGTGGGCCACGGCAATGGCGAGGCGGCTCCAGCCCTTAGGGGTGATGCCAGGGTTGGCGCTAAGCGTCAGCTCCTTCAAGCCTGGGCAAGAAGCTAGGATGGAGGTCAGGCCTTTCTcgagcccttcccccacccagggATCTCTGGGTGCCCTCCACGAGCTCCATGGCCATTAGAGACTCATGCCTTTCCTGCCCTCTGTAGCCTCAATGCCTGAGTCTCTATCCTGCTCAGCCCCCAATCCTCCCTCCTCCGGAGAGGATTTGAAAACAATTCTCACCCACATCTCCgggccacaccctctgccctCCGCGCTTAGCTTTCATCAAGGCCACCCCAGCCCATGAACTCAGCAGGGCCCTGCTCACCAGACTTGGCCCCGTCTGGGGGGAGGAGGCCACAGATGAGGTTGATGGCTTCATCACCCAGCATGCAGTCCCCCAGGTCCAGAGCCACTAGGGCAGGGTGAAGGGCCAGGGCTGGATTCAGCAAGGCCAGCCCCGCATCTGTCAGGGGGCTTCCATGAAGGCTGGGGGGTGAGACAAGAGAGGAGGGGTTACTGCAGTCATCAGCCCTATCTGTAAAGGGGAAGGAGCGCTCCCTTAAGTGAGCCTTAGAGGTGAGTGACTAGACATTCAGTCACAGCACTGGGGAGCAGccttgggaaggaagaaggaagattcTAGATTCTTAAAGGATACAGATAGCATGgaaatttggtttcttttctggGGCAGATACTGGGAACCTGATTAGAAGACAGAGAAGGGGGGGTGCCGGTGGTGTGTTGGGCAGAAGGATAGGAGCAGGGATCTAGTCCTCAGGGGACTATTCCTTCTTGGGAACCAGGCAGCTGCCCCCAGAGAAGTCATTGAGGGTGATCAGATTGGGAGGTACATGGGCCCTGCCAGGAAGGGGTGTGGCTTGTGTTCAAAGTCTAAAGACCAGGCATGAGCTTGGAGAGTGTAgtggaggatggggagaggaatGAGGTGCGTGAATAAGGGGTGGAAGGTAGGCTGGTGCAAAGAGGGTGTGCGGAGGAACAGAGATGGCAGGGGGAGTGCGAGGAGGTGGGTGCGGTGCCCAGGACCCCCTTTCGAGGGAGCGCACTCACAAGAGGGACTGGATGGAGCGGTTGGTCCGCAGCGCCTCCGCCAGCTGCTTGATGCGGCCGGGGCTGGACACGACACCCAGGTTAAGGTTGAGCTGTGCCAGGGATGTGGCCCCCGCCAGGGCCCGGCAGATGCGGCCGAAGTCGCGGTCGCAGAGACGGCAGCCGCGCAGTGAGAGCAGGCGCACGGCGTTGTCGCGCAGGCCGCGGCAGATGTCCCGCACCTCGGCACCTGACAACGGTTCCCCCGAAATCTGGATGGAGCTGGGTAGCATCGTTCCCACGGCTGGGccgccggggccggggccggggtcCGGGCCCGGGGCGCGGCCGAGGTTGGCGGGGCCGCGGGCGGGTCGGGGCTGGGGTCGAGGCCCGGGCTGTGGTCGCGGACGCAGCGGGGgtagagggggaggcagaggcgcaggcggcggtggcggcggcggcggcggggacgGCGGCGGGGGCGGAGAGGAGCGCGGGGTCCCGGGCCGGAGCCGGCGGGGAATGCGGAGACGCCGAGGTCGCCGGCCGGGCTGAGACCGCGCGGCGCTGGGGCGGACCGTGCCGTCCGTGTCTGGGCGGCGGGCCGGGGCACGCGATCCGGGGCCCGGTGGGCGCTGCTTCGAGCTCGTCCTCGTCCCTCGCGGTTGCGGCGGCGGCTCAGGGGCCTCGGCTTAGGACGCGCGGGGCTGGTCTTCGCTCGGAGGCCGCATCCGCTCCCTCTTTTCCTCCGGGTCGGCTCTCCCTACCGCCCCGCAAGGAAAGCCcgaggcgggcgggcggcgggcagGCGAGCGGCGGCTACGGGCGGCAGCTAGGGCTAGGGCTGCCGCGCCGGAGCGGGCGGTGGGTTCCCATGGCAACGGGCGCGTCACCGCCTTTCGCCCCGCCCCCTTCCCGGCCCAGGCCACGCTGGCCCACGAGGTTTGTGCACACCCAGTGTTCAGGAGCCGCGGGGACGTTCTTCCCCTAGTGTGGGGCCAGATGACAGGTGGAAAGTAGGTAGCCGGGTTGAAGCCTGGGacgggcagggggtggggaggggagactaGAGGGGCGTCACGTGAGATGGCCTTTGCGACGACTATGGGGTACTTTTGCCCATTTCCTCGTCGTTCTTCAGTGTCTTCACCTGGATTCCAGCCACCCTCCCCCCGCCGTCCTGTTTGGAAATCCCCAGAGCCCTGTAATCCGCGGCCCACCCTGCCCGCGCAACGCGAGGCGCCGCTTGCGCGTGGATTCCAGCAGCCAGAACTTCCCCGCGTGGCCCTGGCCAAGATGGCGGCCTCGCAGAGGCGGTGCCCGGGGCCACGACCCAGCGGAACCCCCGAGGCTCCTTGGGGCAGGCGAGCCGCGGAGGGCTGCAGAGGACTGGTGCCATTCCTCTCCCAGGTGCTCAGGGCACTGCTGATG from Sus scrofa isolate TJ Tabasco breed Duroc chromosome 7, Sscrofa11.1, whole genome shotgun sequence encodes:
- the LRRC73 gene encoding leucine-rich repeat-containing protein 73 isoform X2, yielding MLPSSIQISGEPLSGAEVRDICRGLRDNAVRLLSLRGCRLCDRDFGRICRALAGATSLAQLNLNLGVVSSPGRIKQLAEALRTNRSIQSLFLHGSPLTDAGLALLNPALALHPALVALDLGDCMLGDEAINLICGLLPPDGAKSGDHVAGMLAVAVASSRTLEVLDLEGTGLTNQSAQTLLDMVENYPTALRSLVLAENSISPELQQQICDLLSEGEEEEEVAGGAGDTQERERGREPAAHQRGSSSWMCPSDPSSQMVLMTSGLGDSLLAETEM
- the LRRC73 gene encoding leucine-rich repeat-containing protein 73 isoform X1, which produces MLPSSIQISGEPLSGAEVRDICRGLRDNAVRLLSLRGCRLCDRDFGRICRALAGATSLAQLNLNLGVVSSPGRIKQLAEALRTNRSIQSLFLHGSPLTDAGLALLNPALALHPALVALDLGDCMLGDEAINLICGLLPPDGAKSGLKELTLSANPGITPKGWSRLAIAVAHSSQVRVLNLDYNPLGDHVAGMLAVAVASSRTLEVLDLEGTGLTNQSAQTLLDMVENYPTALRSLVLAENSISPELQQQICDLLSEGEEEEEVAGGAGDTQERERGREPAAHQRGSSSWMCPSDPSSQMVLMTSGLGDSLLAETEM